In Tsuneonella amylolytica, one genomic interval encodes:
- a CDS encoding DUF1489 family protein: protein MPLHMTKIAYTSKSIGELRAWVETGEEAHMRTRYRPTRHEEMIGGSLYWIMDHAIVARTEILGFEQRPDTHWTIRLKPQLVLVDPKHKRAHQGWRYLTERQAPRDLEEGEEAGDAIPGRLAGRLTRLGLI from the coding sequence GTGCCGCTTCACATGACCAAGATCGCCTACACCTCGAAAAGCATCGGGGAACTGCGCGCATGGGTCGAGACGGGCGAGGAAGCGCACATGCGCACCCGCTATCGTCCGACACGGCACGAGGAGATGATCGGCGGCTCGCTGTACTGGATCATGGACCACGCAATCGTCGCGCGCACCGAGATCCTCGGGTTCGAGCAGCGTCCCGACACGCACTGGACCATCCGCCTGAAGCCGCAACTGGTGCTGGTGGATCCCAAGCACAAGCGCGCCCACCAGGGCTGGCGTTACCTGACCGAACGGCAGGCTCCGCGCGACCTCGAGGAAGGGGAGGAAGCGGGCGACGCGATCCCCGGCCGGCTCGCGGGCAGGCTGACGAGGCTGGGGCTCATCTGA
- a CDS encoding DsbA family oxidoreductase, whose protein sequence is MSDAGPVRVTIDIWSDVMCPWCVIGYKNLETALQSLNGEIAAEIRWLPFELNPDMPPEGEESRAHIARKYGRTPEQAEAGRAMMAGRAADAGFPFDYIGEGDPPPSMLWNTFDAHKLLYWTREAHGAKTQTSLKLALFAAHFQQRRNVGDRAVLLDIAAEQGLDREGAAAALDDPQVAAAVRGEEMLAWENNVSGVPAMVIDRQFIVPGAQEPETYVNVLRKVVSKRA, encoded by the coding sequence ATGAGTGACGCAGGGCCGGTGCGTGTCACCATCGACATCTGGTCGGACGTGATGTGTCCGTGGTGCGTGATCGGGTACAAAAATCTCGAGACCGCGCTGCAGTCGCTGAATGGCGAGATCGCGGCCGAGATCCGCTGGCTGCCGTTCGAACTCAACCCCGACATGCCGCCCGAGGGGGAGGAGAGCCGGGCGCACATCGCCCGCAAGTACGGCCGGACCCCCGAACAGGCCGAGGCCGGGCGCGCGATGATGGCCGGGCGGGCCGCCGACGCCGGCTTCCCGTTCGACTATATCGGCGAGGGCGATCCGCCGCCTTCGATGCTGTGGAATACGTTCGATGCGCACAAACTGCTGTACTGGACGCGCGAGGCGCACGGGGCCAAGACCCAGACGTCACTCAAGCTCGCACTGTTCGCGGCGCACTTCCAGCAGCGCCGCAACGTCGGCGATCGGGCGGTGCTGCTCGACATCGCGGCGGAACAGGGCCTAGACCGCGAGGGTGCGGCGGCCGCACTCGACGATCCGCAAGTCGCCGCCGCGGTGCGAGGGGAAGAGATGCTGGCGTGGGAGAACAACGTCTCGGGCGTGCCCGCGATGGTGATCGACCGGCAGTTCATCGTCCCCGGCGCGCAGGAGCCGGAGACCTACGTCAACGTCCTGCGCAAGGTGGTGTCGAAGCGAGCGTAG